A section of the Thunnus albacares chromosome 6, fThuAlb1.1, whole genome shotgun sequence genome encodes:
- the LOC122984060 gene encoding uncharacterized protein LOC122984060 gives MLTRWLTFTAFLAGSANPERAAIGQGSVTVTPTCRIKGHPEVELTLNCGDGKKAGVVEYWHTPFGDFHTPSFHNKLDPVFMHHDGSLVIPNTSRLHGGFYYCLQQHTEGTTLWPYELHVGPDDQKNQEHGGYEEGSSCDALRFRRDVGSEEEEQGGVSDEEFAAAVAASVLLTFVLGFSAGALSRTHVLRCLGTVAKRLQSLRRQQCQTDMSGHGDDVTMTTLPSMYDNQAFQLEPVRDDDSAHRVTTETTISSVTSSPPAKPQRSFRHKREEERETTAYLKGCDHMKEEEKRLEEEEEEKNKGCDGEAEEEEGGFYLLGEDRGSETETDEDKCSEDGEEKDGRKENREEKKEWRREEEVEEAGEQVNRSKENEEERRSSEEEAATGNKEKRRDEKMKEEGWRGEEEEEEEGGDDGEKKRSEEDEETDISRDDEAGRKNQEDTMKNGIKGGGGEPSSSLPHPGRRSRVIRLYQYNEDGQRYCHLPDPAPSDTGPAPRLKQRTLSLTRLNAIMAAASAGPLDASQNKRETEGVEREERPHFHMEI, from the exons ATGTTAACTAGGTGGTTAACTTTCACAGCTTTTCTGGCTGGCTCAGCCAATCCAGAAAGAGCAGCTATTGGTCAGGGCTCCGTGACTGTCACACCGACCTGCAGGATCAAAGGTCATCCAGAGGTGGAGCTGACGTTAAACTGTGGAGATGGAAAGAAAGCAG GTGTGGTTGAGTACTGGCACACCCCCTTTGGAGACTTCCACACCCCCAGTTTCCACAATAAACTGGACCCTGTCTTTATGCACCATGATGGGAGCCTGGTGATCCCCAACACCAGCCGTCTCCACGGCGGTTTTTACTACTGTCTCCAGCAGCACACAGAGGGAACCACACTGTGGCCGTATGAGCTCCATGTTGGTCCCGACGATCAGAAGAACCAAGAACACGGCGGATATGAGGAAGGCAGCAGCTGTGATGCGTTAAGGTTCAGGAGGGATGTTGggtctgaggaggaggagcagggaggcGTTTCAGATGAGGAGTTTGCAGCAGCTGTGGCGGCGTCGGTGCTGCTGACATTTGTGCTGGGCTTCAGCGCCGGAGCTCTGAGCAGGACTCATGTTCTCAG GTGTCTAGGGACAGTCGCTAAGAGGTTGCAATCACTACGGCGACAACAATGCCAAACTGACATGTCGGGCCATGGCGATGACGTCACCATGACAACCCTGCCATCCATGTACGACAACCAGGCCTTTCAGTTGGAACCGGTGAGGGATGACGACTCTGCACATCGTGTAACCACGGAGACGACGATTTCGTCCGTAACCTCGTCTCCCCCCGCAAAACCTCAGAGAAGTTTCCGGCACAAACGAGAGGAGGAGCGGGAGACCACTGCTTATCTGAAGGGATGTGACCAcatgaaagaggaggagaaaaggttggaggaggaggaggaggaaaagaataAAGGGTGTGATGgggaggcagaggaagaggagggaggttTCTATCTATTAGGAGAAGATAGAGGGAGTGAAACCGAAACAGATGAGGACAAGTGTAGTGAAGACGGAGAGGAGAAAGATGGGAGAAAAGAGAAcagggaggaaaagaaggaatggagaagggaggaagaggtggaggaggcagGTGAGCAGGTGAACAGGAGCAAGGAGAacgaagaggagaggagaagcagTGAGGAGGAGGCAGCCACAGGTAACAAGGAGAAACGgagagatgagaagatgaaggaggaaggatggaggggggaggaggaggaggaggaggagggaggagatgatggagaaaagaagagaagtgaggaagatgaagagacagACATTAGCAGAGACGATGAGGCGGGCAGGAAGAACCAGGAGGACACGATGAAGAACGGTAtcaaaggaggaggaggagaaccaTCATCCTCGCTGCCTCACCCGGGCCGTCGAAGCCGCGTCATTCGCCTCTATCAGTACAACGAGGACGGCCAGCGGTATTGCCACCTTCCAGACCCCGCCCCCAGTGACACAGGCCCCGCCCCCAGGCTCAAACAACGCACCCTCTCTCTGACACGCCTCAACGCCATCATGGCCGCTGCCTCGGCTGGGCCGCTGGACGCTTctcaaaataaaagagaaacggaaggggtggagagagaggagaggccACACTTCCACATGGAGATATAA
- the dcun1d5 gene encoding DCN1-like protein 5 — protein sequence MPVKKKRKLPDADDHERRCKITSFTRPQIRGARPINAEKPFSSKKCLGWFHEYAGPNEVVGPEAMEKFCKDIGVEPENIIMLVLAWHLEAANMGFFTKEEWLRGMTLLQCDCTQRLQSKLDYLRSELNDSVVFKNIYRYAFDFARDKDQRSLDMDTAKSMLALLLGRAWPLFPVFHQFLEQSKYKGMNKDQWYNVLEFSRTINTDLSNYDEDGAWPVLLDEFVEWQKSWPAL from the exons ATGcctgtgaagaagaagaggaagctcCCTGACGCAGATGATCATGAGCGCAGGTGTAAAATTACAag tttcaCCCGACCTCAGATCCGTGGTGCGAGACCGATCAACGCTGAGAAGCCGTTCTCCAGTAAAAAGTGCCTGGGCTGGTTCCACGAGTACGCCGGCCCCAACGAGGTGGTCGGTCCAGAGGCTATGGAGAAGTTCTGTAAAGATATTGGtgtggaaccagagaat atTATCATGTTAGTTTTAGCCTGGCACCTAGAAGCAGCAAATATGGGTTTCTTCACAAAAGAAGAGTGGCTCAGGGGAATGACGTTATTACA gtgtgactgcacaCAAAGGTTACAGAGCAAACTGGATTACCTGCGCAGTGAACTCAATGACTCTGTAGTCTTCAAAAACATCTACAGATACGCCTTTGACTTCGCCAGG GATAAGGACCAGAGGAGTTTGGACATGGATACTGCTAAATCCATGCTGGCCTTGCTGCTGGGGAGAGCATGGCCTCTCTTCCCAGTCTTCCACCAGTTCCTGGAG CAGTCCAAGTACAAGGGGATGAATAAGGACCAGTGGTACAATGTTCTGGAGTTCAGCAGGACCATCAACACAGACCTCAGTAACTACGATGAGGACGGAGCTT GGCCAGTGCTGCTAGACGAGTTTGTGGAATGGCAGAAATCTTGGCCGGCGTTGTAG